GCTCGCCCTGGTCGGCCTCGACCCGACCCACGCCGCCCGCTACCCGCAGGACTTCTCGGGCGGGCAGCGGCAGCGCATCGGCATCGCCAGGGCGCTGGCGCTGGAGCCCCGGCTGCTCGTGCTCGACGAGCCGGTCTCCGCGCTCGACGTGTCGATCCAGGCCGGCGTGATCAACCTGCTCGGCTCGCTCAGGGCCAGGCTCGGGCTGTCCTACCTGTTCGTGGCGCACGACCTGGCCGTGGTGCGCTACATCGCCGACCGGGTGGCGGTGATGTACCTGGGCAGGATCGCCGAGCTCGGCCAGGTCGACGCGGTCTACGACCACCCGGCCCACCCGTACACCCAGGCGCTGCTCTCGGCGATCCCGCTGCCCGACCCGGTACGCGAGCGCGCCCGCGAGCGGATCCTGCTCGAAGGCGACCTGCCCAGCCCGGCCAACCCTCCGACGGGCTGTCGATTCCGCACCAGGTGCCCCAAGTTCCGCGCGCAGCTCACCGACGCGGAGCGCCGGCTCTGCGTCGGCGTGGAGCCCGAGGTGGAGCCGGTGGGTGAGGACCAGGGTGCGGCCTGCCACTACGCAGAGAGACGCGAAGTCGTATAGACCTCGCTCGATCCAGGAGGAATTTCGCGCGATGAACTCATCACCTCTCACCGTGGCCGCGGCCATGGCCGTGGCGATCCCGCTGCTGCTCGCGGGCTGCGGCGCAGGCCGGAGCGGCGGTCCGGGAGGCCAGGACAGCGCCGGGGACGAGCGGGCGATCAAGGCGTCCGACCTCAATCCGCAGCCGCGCGAGAAGGTCAAGGACGGCGGGACACTGCGCTGGGGCATCAACGAGTTCCCCACCCAGTGGAACCGCAACCACGTCGACGGCAACCTCGCGATGGCCGCCGTGATCAGCAACGCGCTGCTGCCCTCGCCGTTCACCTCCGACGAGAAGGCGGAGATCTCCGTCGACACCGACTACGTGCTCGACGCCGAGGTGACCGCGCAGCGGCCCAGGCAGGTGGTGACGTACACGCTGAACCCGAAGGCCCGGTGGTCCGACGGCAAGCCGATCACCTGGGCCGACTACCAGGCGCAGTGGCAGGCGCTCAACGGGCGTGACCCGGCCTTCCACATCGTCTCCTCTACCGGTTACCAGGACATCGAGAAGGTGGCGCGGGGCAAGGACGACCATGAGGTGGTGGTGACGTTCCGCAAGCCGTTCGCCGACTGGCAGGCGTTGTTCGGGCCGCTGCTGCCGCCGGCCACCAACCGCAGCGCGCAGGCGTTCAACAACGCCTGGGTGAACAGGATCCCGGTGACGGCGGGGCCGTTCAAGTTCGGCGGGTTCGACCAGACGGCCAAGACGATCACGATCGTGCGCGACGACTCGTGGTGGGGCGAGCGGGCCAAGCTGGACAAGATCATCTACCGGTCGTCCGAGCAGGACTCGCTGATCGGCGCGTTCAACAACGGCGAGCTGGACATCATCGACGTCGGCACCTCCGCGCCCGACTACGCGCGCGCCAAGGCCACGACGGGCGCCCAGGTGCGCAGGGCGGCCGGCCCCGACTTCCGGCACCTGACCTTCAACGGCTCCAGCGAGCTGCTCAAGGACGTCACCGTCCGGCAGGCGATCCAGCTCGGCATCAACCGCCAGGCCATCGCCCAGTCGGACCTTCAGGGGCTCGACTGGCCGATCGCGCTGCTGAACAACCACTTCTTCATGAACACGCAGGAGGGCTACCAGGACAACGCGGGAGCGCTCGGCGCCTACGACCCAGGCAAGGCCAAGCAGCTGCTGGATGCGGCCGGGTGGAAGCTGAACGGGACGGTCAGGCAGAAGAACGGCAAGCCGCTGGACCTGCGGTTCGTGGTGCCGTCCGGGGTGCAGACCAGCAAGGCGGAGGGCGAGCTGGTGCAGAGCATGCTCGGCCAGATCGGCGTCAAGGTCACGATCAAGGCCGTGCCCAGCGACGACTTCTTCACCAAGTACGTGATCCCCGGCAATTTCGACCTCACCCCGTTCGCCTACATCGGCACGCCGTTCCCGGTGTCCAGCAGCTACGGCACCTACGCCAACGCCTCCAACGGACAGAACTGGAACGCCAACTTCGGGCGCACCGGCTCGGCGGCCATCGACGAGGCCATGAACAGGGCTGCGCAGAGCCTCGACCCCGTCCGCGCCCGCACCGCCACGAACGCGGCCGACAAGCTCATCTGGCAGCAGGTGAACGTGCTGCCGCTCTACCAGCGGCCCCAGATGGTGGCCGTGCGGCAGGAGCTGGCCAACATCGGGGCGCGCGGCTTCGACGACCTGCGCTACGAGGACATCGGTTTCACGGACTGATCCTGTCCGCGATGGACGGTAGAAAGGTCGGGTGAACGTGACGTGGTCCCAGATTCTCTCCTGGCGGTTGAGCAGGCAGTTCGTGAGCGCGGCCGGCGGCGCCGACGCGGTGGCGGTCGCGCGGCGGCTGTGCGGGGTGCAGGCGCAGGTCGCCTCCTCGGCCCGGCTCGCCGTGGCGGTCAGGAGCGCCCGCCCGGACGCCGAGGAGGTCGACCGGGCGTTGCAGGCCGAGCGCACGCTCGTCAAGACCTGGCTGATGCGGGGTGGCACCCTGCACCTGGTGCCGTCCGACCAGCTCGCCGACTACTGCGCGGCGCTGAGCACACTGCGCTTCTGGGAGAAGGGCTCCTGGCAGCGCGGCCACGGTGTCACGGCCGCCGAGATCGCGGCGATCATGGAAGCGGTGCCGGCGGCGCTCGGCGAGCGGGCCCTGACCAGGGAGGAGCTCGTCGAGGCCGTGGTGGCGCGGACGGGTGACGCGCATCTGCGGGAGGCGCTGACCTCCGGCTGGGGCGCGCTGCTCAAGCCGCTGAGCCGGCTGGGCGAGCTGTGCTACGGGCCGCCGCGCGAGGGCAAGGTGACCTTCACCACGCCGCGTTCCTGGGTGCCGGGGTGGCCCGCCGCGCTCCCGCCGGCCGAGGAGGCGGGGGTGCGCCTGGTGCGGGCCTTCCTGGGCGCGCACGGACCGGCCACGCCGGAGATGTTCGACGCCTGGCTGTTCGGCGGGGTGGCACGCAAGGCGGTGCTGAAGGGGTGGTTCAGGGAGCTGGCGCCCGAGCTGACGGAGGTGCGCGCGGACGACGGCGCCACGCTGCTGGCGCTGACCGAGCACCTCGACGAGCTGGCGCAGACCGCGCCGTCGGCGGAGGTGCACCTGCTGCCCGGCTTCGACCAGTACATCCTGGGCGCGCCACGTGACCTCGCGCCGCTGCTGCCGCCGGAGCTCAAGCCCAAGGTGAGCAGGCAGGCAGGGTGGATCTCCCCCGTGGTCGTCCACGAGGGGCGGATCGCCGGGGTGTGGGAGGCCAAGGACGGCGACGTCGTTCTCGACCTCGCCGCCCCCGTGCCCCGGGCGCCGCTCGACCGGGCGGTCGCGCGCATGCGTGAGCTGCTCGACGCGATGCGCGCCTAGCGGTGGGGCCCCGCGGCGATGGGGCGGTCAGGACGTGGTGCCGGCCATGACCCGGTCGACCAGGCCCTTGCTGCCCTCCTCACGCGCGCAGTGGGCGCAGCAGTACCAGTGCTCGCCCGACTGCACGCCGTGCCCGATGACCTTGGTGCCGCAGTGCTCGCAGATGGGCGCCATCGCCTCGATCGCGCACTGGAAGCAGTCGAAGGTGTGCACCGCTCCCTGCGCGTGCACCTCGAACGCCATGTCGTAGTCGTTGCCGCAGGTCTCGCAGACAGCCATGGTGATCCCCTTTTGCAGTCGATCCGCCGGGGGGATACCCGGTTCCGTGGTTCCTTCTCCCCAAGGAAACCCCATTTTCAGGCGGGACGGCGCCCGGCGGCGGCCCGGACGAGCAGCGGCAGGCCCAGGAGGCCGAGCGCGGCCAGCGCGGCGGGCAGCCCGAGCCACCCGCTCAGCCCCGCCACCAGCAGCGGGCTGATCACGAACCCCGTGTAGGAGATCGTGGACACCCCCCACACCATCGTCCCGCTGGGATCGTCGGCCGCGGCCCGGCTGAGCAGGGCGGGCACCACCGGCCCGAGCGCCAGCCCAGTGAGCCCGAACCCGGCCAGCGAGGCCGCCGCTCCCCCGCCGAGCCCCGCCAGGGCGATGCCGGCGCCGCCGCCGACCCCCGCCACCAGGTACAGCACCCTGAGCGGCACCCGGGGCAGCGCCTGCGCGAGCAGGCGGCCGGCTGTCAGCGCGGCCATGTAGATGGCCGGCGCGGCGCTGGCGAGCAGCGGGGTGGCGCCGCGGTGCTCCTCCAGGAGCAGGACCGACCACTGCTCCACGGAGTTCTCGATGATCAGGACGCAGGCGGCCAGCGCCCCCAGCACGACCGCCGCGCCCCACAGCCGCCGCCTGTCGCCTCCGGCCGGCTCCGTCAGGCCGCGGCCCAGGGGCAGCGCGAGGAGGGTGAGCGTGGTGGCCGCCACGATCAGGGCGATGATCAGGAGCACGGTGGCGACGCTCAGCCCGTATGAGCGGGCCAGGCCGGTGAGCGGGGCCGCGGCGATCACCGCCACCGGGAAGGCGGCGTGCACGGGCTGGAACAGGCGGCGGCCGGTCTCGCGCTCGGTGCGCCCGGTGGCCAGGTTCAGCGCGATGTCCAGGGCGCCGCTGGTGGCGCCGACGAGCAGCAGGGCCAGCGCGAGCTGCCAGCCGGTGGTGGCCGCCCCGATGCCGGCCACGGCCAGCGCGAACAGGATCATGGTCGTCGCCAGCGCGGCGCGCTCGCGCCCCCTGGCCAGCCGCCCGGCCAGCGCCATCGCGGGCAGGGCGCCCACCGGTACGGCGCTGAGCGCCAGCCCCAGGTCCCCGGCCGTGATGCCGAGCTCCCCCTTGATGGCGGGCAGCAGGGCCGACCACGACCCCCAGAACACGGCCCACGCAGCACATACCGCGATCAACGGCATTTACCAGAACTCCTTGAAATTTCGGTCAATACACAGTAAAGATCAGCTTTGCCCTAATACCCCTTCGAAGGGAAGCTTGTGCTCATCCGTTCGCTCATGGCGGCGACCCTGGTCGCCGCCGGTATCGCCGCTCTCCCGTCCGCCGCGTACGCCGCCTCTGCCGCGTACACCCCCGAGCGCGTCTGCGGCAAGGGCTTCCACCGCGTCAAGGACGGCCACCGCGCGATGCGGACGCGCAGCGGAGCCGTGTTCGGGCACGTGTATCTGATGTACAACAAGCGCAGCGGCAAGAACTGTGTCGCCGCGATCAAGACCCGCTTCACCGGCACGCGCACGGTCACCGGCGCCTACCTGGAGGTCCGGGGCGGCGGCCGCAGCGAGGACGCGCAGCGCTACCAGTTCTACGCCGAGACCGGGCACATCGACGGCGCCTGGAAGTGCGTGAAGTACGAGGGCTGGACCCGCGACCCCGACAACCGCGTCACGGCGTGGGGCGGGCGCAAGAGCTGGGGTAACTGCGACGGCTGATCCGGGGTAGGGGATCCGCTGAAACCTTTTTCGCCGTACGTGTCACATCCGGGCGGGCTGTCCCGTCCTGGCTGGCGTACGACGAAACCATGGAGGTTCTCATGACCCAGCGGATCAATGTCGCCCAGCAGGTGCCCCAGGCCTTCCACCACTTCCTGGCCGTGGAGAAGCTCCTGCACGAGAGCGAGCTGCCCACCAGCACGCTGGAGCTGGTCAAGCTGCGCGCCAGCCAGATCAACGGCTGCGGCTACTGCGTGGACATGCACAGCCGTGACATGAAGAAGGCCGGCGAGAGCGACGAGCGGCTCTGGATGGTGGCGGCCTGGCGTGACGCCACGGTGTTCACGCCCGAGGAGCGGGCCGCGCTGGCGCTGACCGAGGAGGCGTGCCGGCTCGCCGACCGCGAGGCGGTGCCGGACGCGGTGTGGGAGCAGGCCGCCGCGCACTACAGCGAGAAGCAGCTCGGGCTGCTCATCGTGGCCCTCGCCATGATCAACGCCTGGAACCGGCTGAACGTTGTCGCGCGAACCACGCCCGGGCAGTGACCTGGGGCACCGGCCCACTCGGTAGAAATGCATGGAGCGGGCCGCCCCGCCCGGCTTAGGGTGGCGCGCATGGCGGGTCGCACACACCCGTCGTGCCGCCGCCGCCGAGCGGGGCGGCGCATGGTCGGAGGAGAGCGGACGCGCTTCGGGAAGGGGGAGACCATGAAACGCGTCAGGATCGCCAAGCCGGTGGCCAAACGGCGCACCAGGCCGGCGGAGCTGGACCTGAGGTCCCCGGCGGGTCGCAGGCTTCCCTATTGACGTGCTCCTTACACCGAACTTACGGGGGTATCTGTAGATAACATAGGTAACGGAAACATCACGGGGGGCTCACGATGAAAAGGCTTGGGGTGGTGCCGCCACCCATCGCGCGACACAAGATCCGCGACATCCGCTCGGCCGGTCGCCGCAAGCCTCCCGCCGACCCCAAGGTGATCAACCTGCACGCCTACACCGGCAAGAACGTCATCCGGTTCCCCGGCGGGCCCACTCCGGCCGCCTGAGCAGGCGGAGCGGGCCGGGGCGTCAGCCGTACAGGCGCTTGGCGTAGGCCTCGCCGTAGTAGCTCTCCAGCTGTTCGAGGCTCTCCTCGACCGTCTGCACCTCTTTCACCAGCTTCGCGTGAGACGGCAGCGTGTCGGGGGCCCAGCCCTCGGGCTTCCACAGGGCCGAGCGCAGGAACGACTTCGCGCAGTGGAAGAAGATCTGCTCGATCTCGACGACGAGCGCGAGGTGCGGGCGGTGGCCCTTGACGATCATTTCGTCGAAGAACGGGGCCTCGCGGACGAGCCGGGCCCGGCCGTTGATGCGCAGGGTCTCGTTCCTGCGGGGGATCATAAAGATCAACCCCACATGCGGATTTTTCAGGATATTGCGGAATCCATCCGCTCTGCGGTTCCCCGGGCGGTCCGGGATCGCGATCGTCGTGTCGTCGATGACGTGCACGAAACCGGCCGGGTCGCCCTTGGGCGAGACATCGCAGTTGCCCGCCTCGTCCGAGGTGGCGATGAGGCAGAACGGGGAGGCCGCCAGCCACTCGCGGTCGCGGGCGTGCAGCCGCTGCCGCTCCTTCGTCACGGCCCTCGGCATGACCTCGCCGAGCAGCTCCCGCAGCTCAGCCTCAGACCCGATTTCGACCCAGCTCATCTGATCTATCTCCCTTCGAGGGTTACACCCGATTTTGTCAGGGAATCGGGTCGAGCATCCTGTGTGGCGTCCGAAGGGCGAGACTGACCTGGTCCTGCCGCGTGTCGCCGGCCAGCCCAGGGCCGGGCCGCATCTCGACGTCCTCCAGCCGCACGATGCCGCCGCAGGTCGGGCAGTACGACGTGGGCTCCAGCCGGCCACCGCAGGTCAGGTGGTGGAACAGGCGGTGCGGGCCGTTCACGGCGAGGTGCCGCTCGCCCCACTGCGCCAGCGCCAGCACGGGCAGCCAGAGCTCGCGCCCGACGGCGGTCAGCACGTACTCGTCGCGGGGGGGCGTCTCCTGGTAGCGGCGGCGCTCCAGGACCCCGGCCTCGGTGAGCGTGGACAGTCGCTGGGACAGCACGGCCTTCGGGATGTCGAGGTGGGCCTGGAAGTCGCCGAAGCGGCGCACGCCGTACAGGGCGTCGCGGACGATGAGCAGCGTCCAGCGCTCGCCGATCACCTCCAGCGTGCTGGCCAGCGCGCAGCTCTGGCCGTCGTAGTTCTTGCCGAGTGCCATGGAGCCCATGTTAGTTCATTCATCGAACCGTGTTACGCTGCGCCGCATGAGTTCAATCACTGAACCGACTGTGCGCCCGGGGACGCTCGCCGTCGCGGTGTCGGCGCCGCTGCTCGTCCTGACCAACTTCACGTTGCCGATGGCCACGTTGCCGCAGACCGCCGCCTCCCTGGGCGCCGGGCCGACGGGGCCGGTGTGGATCCTCGGCTCGATCGCGCTCGGGCTGGCCTCGTTGCTGCTGGTGGCCGGTGGGCTGGCCGACGACCACGGGCGCAGGCGGGTGCTCGTGGCGGGGACGTCCGTGCTGGCCGCCGCCGAGCTGGTGGCCGCGCTCAGCCCGAACGTGCCGGTGTTCGTGCTGGCCAGGCTGGTGCAGGGCGGGGCGGGGGCCGCCATGCTGGCCGCGAGCCTGGGCATCGTGGGGCACGCCTACCCGGCGGGGGCCGGGCGGCTGCGGGCCACCGCGCGGTACGGGGCGATGATCGGGCTGGGCACGGCCGTGGGGCCGCTGCTGTCCGGGGCGCTGGCGGCGGTGGCGAGCTGGCGGTCGGTGTACTGGCTGATGGCGGTGAGCGCGGTGGTGCTGGCGGTGGCGTCGGCGCGGACGCTGGAGGAGTCGCGCTCGTCGGTACCGCGCAGGTTCGACGTGCCCGGGGTGGTGCTGCTCAGCCTGGGTGTGGCGGCGCTGGTCGCCGGGGTGACCGAGGGGCGGGCCGGGTGGTCGCGGCCGGTCGTGGTCGTGGCTTTCGTGCTGGCCGTCGTGCTGGTGGGGGCCTTCGTGGCGGTCGAGCGGCGGCGGGCGGAGCCGCTGCTGGACCTGGAGCTGTTCAGGCGGCCGGTGTTCCTGGTGGCCACCGGCGGGGCGCTGGTCGTGGGGGCGGCGGTGGTGGGGCTGCTCAGCTACCTGCCGACCGTGTTGCAGGTGGCGCACGCGCTGACGCCGCTGGACACGGCGCTGCTGTTCGGCGTCTGGTCGGGGCTGTCGTTCGTGGCCTCGCTGGCGGGCGGGCTCGTGCCGCTACGCGCCGCCGCGCGGCTGGCGCTGGGGCTCGGGCTGAGCGCGCTCGGCTTCGCGGGGCTGCTGGGGGTGGGCGGCTCGTTGTCGCTGCCACTGGTCGTCGGTGGGCTGGCGGTGAGCGGGGTCGGGTCCGGGCTGATCAACTCCTCG
The nucleotide sequence above comes from Nonomuraea gerenzanensis. Encoded proteins:
- a CDS encoding ABC transporter family substrate-binding protein; this encodes MNSSPLTVAAAMAVAIPLLLAGCGAGRSGGPGGQDSAGDERAIKASDLNPQPREKVKDGGTLRWGINEFPTQWNRNHVDGNLAMAAVISNALLPSPFTSDEKAEISVDTDYVLDAEVTAQRPRQVVTYTLNPKARWSDGKPITWADYQAQWQALNGRDPAFHIVSSTGYQDIEKVARGKDDHEVVVTFRKPFADWQALFGPLLPPATNRSAQAFNNAWVNRIPVTAGPFKFGGFDQTAKTITIVRDDSWWGERAKLDKIIYRSSEQDSLIGAFNNGELDIIDVGTSAPDYARAKATTGAQVRRAAGPDFRHLTFNGSSELLKDVTVRQAIQLGINRQAIAQSDLQGLDWPIALLNNHFFMNTQEGYQDNAGALGAYDPGKAKQLLDAAGWKLNGTVRQKNGKPLDLRFVVPSGVQTSKAEGELVQSMLGQIGVKVTIKAVPSDDFFTKYVIPGNFDLTPFAYIGTPFPVSSSYGTYANASNGQNWNANFGRTGSAAIDEAMNRAAQSLDPVRARTATNAADKLIWQQVNVLPLYQRPQMVAVRQELANIGARGFDDLRYEDIGFTD
- a CDS encoding winged helix DNA-binding domain-containing protein: MNVTWSQILSWRLSRQFVSAAGGADAVAVARRLCGVQAQVASSARLAVAVRSARPDAEEVDRALQAERTLVKTWLMRGGTLHLVPSDQLADYCAALSTLRFWEKGSWQRGHGVTAAEIAAIMEAVPAALGERALTREELVEAVVARTGDAHLREALTSGWGALLKPLSRLGELCYGPPREGKVTFTTPRSWVPGWPAALPPAEEAGVRLVRAFLGAHGPATPEMFDAWLFGGVARKAVLKGWFRELAPELTEVRADDGATLLALTEHLDELAQTAPSAEVHLLPGFDQYILGAPRDLAPLLPPELKPKVSRQAGWISPVVVHEGRIAGVWEAKDGDVVLDLAAPVPRAPLDRAVARMRELLDAMRA
- a CDS encoding MFS transporter, whose translation is MPLIAVCAAWAVFWGSWSALLPAIKGELGITAGDLGLALSAVPVGALPAMALAGRLARGRERAALATTMILFALAVAGIGAATTGWQLALALLLVGATSGALDIALNLATGRTERETGRRLFQPVHAAFPVAVIAAAPLTGLARSYGLSVATVLLIIALIVAATTLTLLALPLGRGLTEPAGGDRRRLWGAAVVLGALAACVLIIENSVEQWSVLLLEEHRGATPLLASAAPAIYMAALTAGRLLAQALPRVPLRVLYLVAGVGGGAGIALAGLGGGAAASLAGFGLTGLALGPVVPALLSRAAADDPSGTMVWGVSTISYTGFVISPLLVAGLSGWLGLPAALAALGLLGLPLLVRAAAGRRPA
- a CDS encoding carboxymuconolactone decarboxylase family protein, whose translation is MTQRINVAQQVPQAFHHFLAVEKLLHESELPTSTLELVKLRASQINGCGYCVDMHSRDMKKAGESDERLWMVAAWRDATVFTPEERAALALTEEACRLADREAVPDAVWEQAAAHYSEKQLGLLIVALAMINAWNRLNVVARTTPGQ
- a CDS encoding pyridoxamine 5'-phosphate oxidase family protein, with amino-acid sequence MSWVEIGSEAELRELLGEVMPRAVTKERQRLHARDREWLAASPFCLIATSDEAGNCDVSPKGDPAGFVHVIDDTTIAIPDRPGNRRADGFRNILKNPHVGLIFMIPRRNETLRINGRARLVREAPFFDEMIVKGHRPHLALVVEIEQIFFHCAKSFLRSALWKPEGWAPDTLPSHAKLVKEVQTVEESLEQLESYYGEAYAKRLYG
- a CDS encoding winged helix-turn-helix transcriptional regulator gives rise to the protein MALGKNYDGQSCALASTLEVIGERWTLLIVRDALYGVRRFGDFQAHLDIPKAVLSQRLSTLTEAGVLERRRYQETPPRDEYVLTAVGRELWLPVLALAQWGERHLAVNGPHRLFHHLTCGGRLEPTSYCPTCGGIVRLEDVEMRPGPGLAGDTRQDQVSLALRTPHRMLDPIP
- a CDS encoding MFS transporter, translating into MSSITEPTVRPGTLAVAVSAPLLVLTNFTLPMATLPQTAASLGAGPTGPVWILGSIALGLASLLLVAGGLADDHGRRRVLVAGTSVLAAAELVAALSPNVPVFVLARLVQGGAGAAMLAASLGIVGHAYPAGAGRLRATARYGAMIGLGTAVGPLLSGALAAVASWRSVYWLMAVSAVVLAVASARTLEESRSSVPRRFDVPGVVLLSLGVAALVAGVTEGRAGWSRPVVVVAFVLAVVLVGAFVAVERRRAEPLLDLELFRRPVFLVATGGALVVGAAVVGLLSYLPTVLQVAHALTPLDTALLFGVWSGLSFVASLAGGLVPLRAAARLALGLGLSALGFAGLLGVGGSLSLPLVVGGLAVSGVGSGLINSSITHLAIESVPAHRVSMGSGANNTARYIGSSLGAAGVAAVVGSLGPAQGATVAVVGCVVLTGVTALAALLVRA